From Daucus carota subsp. sativus chromosome 6, DH1 v3.0, whole genome shotgun sequence, the proteins below share one genomic window:
- the LOC108225723 gene encoding protein CYPRO4: protein MGGSHSREGLDLSDSEYDSESDSQNDVAEDYYDAADDGNSKPSSSSKTLENIDAKLQKLKIKPAQNLEKRSENSVKLYLHVGGNTAQAKWIVAEKHTYYTISKTNRNELEELGEDEVDEICGGMDEFWMLRVGSKVRARVSTDLQLKMFGDQRRVDFVERGVWALRFFSDESYRRFVGLFQDCLFENVYGMRASEESKVKVYGKDFMGWVKPEVADDTMWEDADDGVWKSGEKTSLRDDSESQNLLEEFEEAATAGGGGIQSLALGALDNSFLVSGSGVQVVKNFSHGIHGKGVYVKFDNGGKRGIGGSGSNSTPKKALLMRGETNMLLMSPLKDGKPHAMGLNQLDIETGRVVTEWKFEKDGCDISMRDITNDSKGSQLDHSESTFLGLDDNRLCQWDMRDRAGMVQTIANSNSPVLHWNQGHQFSRGTNFQCFASTGDGSIVVGSLDGKIRLYSNKSMRQAKTAFPGLGSPITHVDVTYDGKWVLGTTDTYLILICTLFTDKDGKTKTGFGGRMGNKIPAPRLLKLTPVDSHMAGKNNKFHGGQFSWVTEGGKQERHLVATVGKFSVVWNFQQVKNSAHHCYHNQQGLKSCYCYKIVPKDESIIESRFMHDKFALTNSPEAPLVVATPMKVSSFSMSGKR from the exons ATGGGCGGCTCGCACAGTCGCGAAGGCCTCGATCTCTCCGACTCCGAGTATGACTCCGAGTCGGACTCTCAAAACGACGTCGCAGAGGATTACTACGACGCCGCTGATGACGGTAATTCAAAACCCTCGTCATCGAGCAAAACCCTAGAAAACATCGACGCGAAGCTTCAGAAGTTGAAAATTAAGCCGGCGCAAAACCTAGAAAAGAGGTCCGAGAATTCGGTGAAGCTTTATTTACATGTTGGAGGGAATACGGCGCAGGCGAAATGGATTGTGGCGGAGAAACACACGTATTATACGATATCGAAAACTAATCGAAACGAGCTAGAGGAATTGGGGGAAGATGAGGTAGATGAGATATGCGGGGGGATGGATGAGTTTTGGATGTTGAGAGTGGGGAGTAAAGTTAGGGCTAGGGTTTCAACTGATTTGCAATTGAAGATGTTTGGTGATCagaggagagttgattttgtCGAGAGAGGCGTGTGGGCGTTGAGGTTTTTTAGTGATGAGAGCTATAGGAGGTTTGTTGGGTTGTTTCAGGATTGTTTGTTTGAGAATGTGTATGGAATGAGGGCTAGTGAGGAGAGTAAGGTGAAGGTTTATGGGAAGGATTTTATGGGGTGGGTTAAGCCTGAGGTTGCGGATGATACGATGTGGGAGGATGCAGATGATGGGGTGTGGAAGAGTGGGGAGAAGACGAGTTTGAGGGACGATAGTGAGAGTCAGAATTTGTTGGAGGAGTTTGAGGAGGCTGCGACTGCCGGTGGGGGAGGGATTCAGAGTTTGGCGTTGGGTGCGTTGGATAATAGTTTTTTGGTTAGTGGTTCTGGGGTTCAGGTTGTGAAGAATTTCAGTCATGGGATTCATGGGAAGGGGGTTTATGTGAAGTTTGATAATGGGGGGAAGAGGGGGATTGGGGGGAGTGGGAGTAATTCGACGCCAAAGAAGGCGTTGTTGATGAGGGGGGAGACCAATATGTTGTTGATGAGCCCGTTGAAAGATGGGAAGCCACATGCCATGGGGTTGAATCAGTTGGATATTGAGACAGGGAGGGTTGTTACGGAGTGGAAGTTTGAGAAGGATGGGTGTGATATTTCGATGAGGGATATTACGAATGATAGCAAGGGATCACAGTTGGATCATTCAGAGAGTACGTTTTTGGGGTTGGATGATAATAGGCTGTGTCAGTGGGATATGCGTGATAGGGCGGGAATGGTTCAGACTATTGCAAATTCTAATTCTCCGGTGTTGCATTGGAATCAGGGCCATCAGTTTTCTAGAGGGACGAATTTCCAGTGTTTTGCGTCTACTGGTGATGGTTCGATTGTGGTGGGGTCTCTTGATGGAAAAATTAGGCTGTACTCAAATAAATCCATGAGGCAGGCCAAGACTGCTTTCCCCGGGCTTGGATCGCCGATCACCCATGTTGATGTAACATATGATGGTAAATGGGTGTTGGGTACCACAGATACGTATCTAATCCTTATATGCACCCTATTTACCGACAAAGATGGAAAGACTAAAACAGGATTTGGTGGTAGAATGGGGAACAAGATTCCAGCTCCAAGGTTGTTGAAGCTGACCCCTGTGGATTCTCATATGGCTGGAAAGAACAACAAATTCCATGGAGGTCAATTCTCATGG gTCACTGAAGGCGGGAAACAAGAACGTCACCTGGTGGCAACAGTAGGAAAGTTTAGTGTGGTTTGGAATTTCCAGCAAGTGAAGAATAGTGCCCACCATTGCTACCATAATCAACAAGGGCTGAAGAGCTGCTATTGTTATAAGATTGTGCCAAAGGACGAGTCGATCATTGAAAGTCGCTTCATGCACGACAAGTTTGCTCTTACAAACTCTCCTGAAGCTCCACTTGTAGTGGCGACACCAATGAAAGTTTCTTCTTTCAGCATGTCTGGAAAGCGATAG
- the LOC108226063 gene encoding probable LRR receptor-like serine/threonine-protein kinase At1g67720, whose amino-acid sequence MWICLPFFLEWLIIIPLSVNALPEPKGFLINCGSTTEVVEENGLKYVPDHDYVSVGNITTIKEPGVSPRLTSLRYFPDTVVRKFCYTFPANKGEKFLVRATYYYGGFDGGKEPPVFDQIIDGTLWGIVNTTEDYANRLSSYYEIVVMAQSRSISVCLARNGHTVSSPFISALEVLVLDNSLYNATDFNKYALSTIARTSFGYGPDMISYPDDPFNRYWQPFLDKNVVENSHSNVTPSTFWNSPPAKAFQSALTSSRGNNLTVRWTEYDLPSSHYYVALYFQDTRTVDPDHWRIFNVSLNNETFYNDLNVSTRGVTVYGTERPLHGKIEISMTPRSDMFVGPVINAGEILRFLPINRRTLARDAMVMEELVKSLKNLPRDWIGDPCLPKAQSWTGVTCTGGDQVQIVTLNLTGLGVSGSLPNDIAKLSAVSSMWFPDNQISGPIPEMTTMNSLESLHLENNQLEGSIPQSLGQLPKLTELFLQNNQLTGGIPSSLTKRNNLNMQVSGNRLSPEAM is encoded by the exons ATGTGGATATGTCTCCCCTTCTTCCTTGAATGGCTAATCATCATTCCTCTTTCTGTCAATGCTTTACCAGAACCTAAAG GTTTCTTGATAAACTGCGGCTCAACAACCGAAGTCGTCGAAGAAAATGGCCTCAAATATGTTCCTGACCATGACTATGTTTCTGTTGGGAACATTACAACCATAAAAGAACCTGGGGTGTCGCCTAGATTGACCTCTCTAAGGTATTTCCCGGATACTGTTGTTAGAAAGTTTTGCTACACTTTTCCTGCAAACAAGGGAGAGAAATTTCTAGTGAGGGCCACATACTACTATGGAGGATTTGATGGAGGAAAGGAGCCCCCTGTTTTTGATCAGATCATTGATGGAACTTTGTGGGGTATTGTTAACACAACAGAGGATTATGCTAATCGTCTTAGCTCGTACTATGAGATCGTTGTCATGGCTCAGTCGCGGTCAATAAGTGTGTGCTTAGCAAGAAATGGACATACTGTTTCAAGCCCTTTTATCTCAGCTCTTGAGGTCCTGGTTCTTGATAACTCCCTTTACAATGCCactgattttaataaatatgcaTTATCAACGATTGCTCGGACTTCCTTTGGATATGGTCCAGATATGATTAG TTATCCAGACGATCCATTTAATCGCTATTGGCAAccttttttggataaaaatgtTGTTGAGAATAGTCACTCAAATGTGACTCCTTCAACATTTTGGAATAGTCCACCTGCAAAGGCATTTCAATCAGCACTCACGTCAAGCCGTGGGAATAATCTCACAGTCAGATGGACAGAGTATGACTTGCCTAGCAGTCATTACTATGTTGCACTTTACTTCCAAGATACCAGAACCGTGGATCCAGATCACTGGAGAATTTTCAATGTCAGTTTAAACAATGAAACATTTTATAATGACCTCAATGTCAGTACTAGAGGTGTAACTGTTTATGGCACAGAAAGGCCTCTCCATGGGAAGATAGAGATCTCCATGACTCCAAGAAGCGACATGTTTGTTGGCCCTGTGATCAATGCTGGGGAAATCTTACGATTTTTGCCTATAAACAGAAGGACTCTTGCTAGAGATG CAATGGTGATGGAAGAGCTAGTGAAAAGCCTGAAGAACTTACCTCGGGATTGGATTGGAGATCCTTGCCTGCCTAAGGCACAATCGTGGACTGGAGTTACTTGCACAGGAGGAGACCAAGTTCAAATTGTAACCTT AAATTTAACAGGCTTAGGGGTCTCCGGGTCACTGCCCAACGATATAGCCAAATTATCTGCCGTTTCCAGCAT GTGGTTTCCAGATAATCAAATTTCAGGTCCAATTCCAGAAATGACCACAATGAATTCCCTGGAATCGCT GCATTTGGAGAACAACCAATTGGAAGGATCAATTCCTCAATCCCTGGGCCAACTTCCTAAACTAACTGAACT ATTTCTCCAGAACAATCAACTCACAGGAGGCATTCCAAGTAGCCTAACAAAGCGAAATAATCTAAATATGCA GGTCTCTGGGAATAGACTGTCACCTGAGGCTATGTAA